The DNA region CATCAACGCCGCATCGATCGCCGGCCATGACGGGTTCGCGATGCTCGGGGTGTACAGCGCCACGAAGTTCGCCGTGCGCGCGCTGACCCAGGCGGCAGCCAAGGAACACGCGGCCGACGGCATCACCGTCAACGCGTACTGCCCCGGCGTGGTGGGCACCGACATGTGGGTTGAGATCGACAAGCGCTTCGCCGAGTTGACCGGCGCCGCTGAGGGCGAGACGTACGACAAGTTCGTCGGAGGCATCGCGCTGGGCCGCGCCGAGACCCCCGCAGACGTGGCCGGCCTGGTGTCGTACCTGGCGGGTCCGGACGCCGACTACATGACCGGGCAGTCACCGCTGATCGACGGCGGGATCCTCTTCCGGTGAGCGGGCAGACTGGTAAAGCAGTGTGATGCGGAGCACAATCGGCAGTGATGCAAGGACAGCGTGTGCCTGAGCCCGCCGTGGCCGTCGGCGAGGACCCGCGCAGCTACGCGCGGCTGATGTCGGCGGTATACGACGCCACCATGGCAGGTGGTCGCGCACCGGCCCGGCCGCGCCAGGTGATCGAGGATTCCTGGCACCGGCTGATGGCCAGTGGCATCGACCCCGACGAGATGCCGGCACCGGTGGTCGAAGCGGCGGGACTGGACAGCCTACGCGGCGCTTCCGGCCTGCACGAGGTGCTCGACGAGATCGCGCGGGGTTTGGAATCTCTTGTCGCAGAGGGCGAGAACATTCTTGTGGTCGCCGATGCGCAGGGCCGCGTGCTGTGGCGGTCCGGGTCCAACAACGTCCTCGGCCACGCCGACCGGCTCGGGTTTGTCGAGGGGGCGAACTGGGCGGAGAACGCCGTCGGCACCAACGCGATCGGCACCGCGCTGGCATCCAAGCGGGCTGTCCAGGTGTTCTCCGCCGAACACTTCCTGCGCAGCCACCACCCATGGACCTGTGCCGGGGCACCGATAAGAGACCCCCGGACCGGGCAGGTCATCGGCGTCGTCGACGTTTCGGGGCCGGCGGCGACCGTGCATCCGACCACCGTCGCGCTCGTCGACGCGGTGGCCCGACTGGCCGAGTCTCATCTGCGCGAACAACACGACCGCACGCTGAACCGACTGCGCACGGTCGCGGCCCCGATTCTGGCGCGCATCGGTGCGCCGGCGCTGGCCGTGGACGCCGACGGATGGGTGGCCGCGGTCGACGCGATGCCGCCGCACAACCGGATCCTGCTGCCGGCCGACATCGCGCCCGGGCGCATCCGGTTCTCGACGTTGGGACCGTGCGATGTCGAACCGCTACCCGGCGGCTGGCTGGTGCGCTTGACCGAGGCCGACAGCGCCGCACAGCTCACCTCGGTGGTCCTGGATCTGCGCAACCCCGACCAGCCGCTGTTGCAGACGGTGGGTCAGTTCGCGGCATGGCGCCACGACATCTCGCTGCGCCACGCCGAGATCCTGCTCGCGCTGGCGAGGTCTCCGCGCGGCCGCACCGCACCGGAGCTGGCCGACGATCTGTACGGCGACCGGTCGCGCGTGGTGACCGTACGCGCCGAGATGTCACGGTTGCGCAAGCAGTTCGCCGGACTGTTCGTCGCGCAGCCGTATCGCTTCACCTCGTCGGTCGAACTCGACGTGATCTACCCCGACGAGATGTCTCGACTGTTACCGTCCTCATCCGCTCCGGCGGTGCGGGCGGCGCGCCGAGAACCGCCACCCAACACCGCTGACTCACGGAGGTTTTCATGACTGTGTATGCCCGTCCCGGTTCCGAGGGTTCGTTGATGTCGTTTCGGGATCGGTATGACAATTTCATCGGTGGTCAGTGGGTGGCGCCGGCGGGGGGCCGTTATTTCGAGAATGCCACCCCGGTCACCGGGCAACCGTTCTGCGAGATCGCCCGCTCCGATGCCACCGATATCGAGAAGGCGCTCGACGCTGCGCACGCCGCCGCGCCCGCGTGGGGCAAGACCACTGCCGCCCAGCGCGCGGTCATCCTGAACACGATCGCCGACCGGATCGAGGCCAACCTGGAATCGATCGCGCTGGCCGAGTCCTGGGACAACGGCAAACCGATCCGCGAAACACTGAACGCCGACATCCCGCTGGCGGTCGATCATTTCCGCTACTTCGCCGCCGCGATCCGCGCCCAAGAAGGCTCGATCAGCGAAATCGACACCGACACCGTGGCCTACCACTTCCAAGAACCCCTCGGCGTGGTCGGCCAGATCATCCCGTGGAACTTCCCCATCCTGATGGCCACCTGGAAACTGGCCCCGGCCCTGGCCGCGGGCAACGCCGTGGTCCTCAAACCCGCCGAACAAACCCCCGCCTCGATCCTCTACCTGATGGAACTGATCGGCGACCTGCTGCCCGCCGGGGTGCTCAACGTGGTCAACGGATTCGGCGTCGAAGCCGGAAAACCCCTGGCATCCAGTAACCGGATCGCCAAGATCGCCTTCACCGGGGAAACCTCCACCGGCCGGCTGATCATGGGCTACGCCGCCCAGAACCTGATCCCGGTCACCCTGGAACTGGGCGGCAAAAGCCCCAACATCTTCTTCAACGACGTGCTCGCCGCCCCCGACGACTACCAGGACAAAGCCCTGGAAGGCTTCACCATGTTCGCCCTCAACCAAGGCGAGGTCTGCACCTGCCCGTCACGGTCACTGATCCAGGACGACATCTACGACGAGTTCCTGGCCCTGGCCGCGATCCGCACCAAAGCCGTGCGCCAAGGCGACCCGCTCGACACCGACACCATGATCGGCGCCCAAGCCTCCACCGAGCAGCTGGACAAAATCCTGTCCTACATCGAGATCGGCAAAAACGAAGGCGCCAAAGTCCTCACCGGCGGGCAACGCGCCCAACTCGGCGGCGATCTCAACGGCGGCTACTACGTCACGCCCACCATCTTCACCGGCAACAACAAGATGCGGGTGTTCCAAGAAGAAATCTTCGGCCCCGTCGTGGCCGTCACGTCGTTCCGTGATTACGACGAGGCCATCAACATCGCCAACGACACCCTCTACGGCCTCGGCGCCGGAGTATGGAGCCGCGACGCCAACACCGCCTACCGCGCCGGACGCGACATCAAAGCCGGCCGCGTCTGGACCAACTGCTACCACCAATACCCCGCCCACGCCGCCTTCGGCGGCTACAAACAATCCGGCGTCGGCCGCGAAAACCACAAAATGATGCTCGACCACTACCAACAAACCAAAAACCTCTTGGTCAGCTACAGCAACAAAGCCCAAGGCTTCTTCTGACGGGTGCAGCGTGCGGGACTTCAGCTCCCGGACGGCGGCCAGAGGATCAACACCACCAGCACCGCCAGGGTCACCGCGAAGATGGCGATGCCGAGAAGTGCCGGGATGTGAGTGCGGGGCAGGTCCTCGTCCCGGCGCATCGCGGCTTGCACGCGCTGCCAACGTCGCACGGCCAGCGCCGCGAGCACACCCCCACCCGCTGTCAGCACCAGGCTGAGTCCGTGTCGAATCCCGGGGATCCCGAACGACGGCACGAATTGGACGACGGCGATACCGCCGGCGATCAGGGCCAGGGCCGTCCGGATCCAGGCCAGAAACGTGCGCTCGTTGGCCAGGGTGAACCGGTAGTCCGGTTCCTGCTCGCCGGCACTCATCGAACTCAGGCCGACAGATTGGCCCGCAGCGACGCCAGCGCAGCGGTGCTGAGTTCGGCCAGCTCCTCGATTTCGGCAGGTTCGAGCGCGGCGGCGAGAATCTCGGTCATCCGGCGGTTTGTCATCTGCTCGACCTCGTCGTAGCGGTCCTTCTTGTCCGCGCCGTCGGCGAACGGCTCGGTCCAGCCGAACATCGCCGCGTACTGCGGTCCCTTGTTGAGCATGTGCGCCTCGATCGGGGCGATACCCGAGAGGGCGAGCGCGCCGAAGTGGACACCGGCGCGCAACTCGCGTAACACGAACATCACCTGCAGCGCCCGCGCCGGTGCATCCTCGGCCAGCGGCATCTCCCGCCACCCGGCGAACAGCGGTAGCCCTGAGATCGGTGTCGCTTCGATGACCTTCTCCCCCAGTGCGGCAAGACGTTCGAGTCCATCGGCGTTGCTCAGGTACTTACGCCCGAACTCGGCGGTCTGGTCCCAGTACACCTGGGCCGCACCCGAGGCACCGCGCACCGCGATACCTTCACTCCACATCGCGGACAGTCCGGTCGGCTCGAAGACAGCGAAGACCGCCGAGACAGCGGTACCGGTGGTCTCGCCCAGGACACCACCACGGCCGGCGACATAGCCGGCCAGCGGATTCTCGTACCCGGCCGCGACACTGCCGCCAAAAGTCTCGGGATGCAGCATGAACACCGAAACGGCTTCCTCGATGGCCGCGCCGGCCCGCGCCGTCGCTGCGTGCATGTCCGTCTCGGTCATCTGGGGGCTCCTTCGGAAAGGCTCTTGGGCATCCATCCCGAAGGGTAACCCCCCCGTCAGGCGGGGTTGAACAGGCGCGGCTCGAGCCACCCCTGTTCGCCGAGGCGTTCCGCGGATTTGGCTGCGGCCAACACCGCCAGGTCGACCAGCGGCTCAGCGACGATGACCAGCGCGTACGCCGCACCGAAGGTCGCAATGCTGCTGAGCGTCTCGGCGCTAAACCCCGCACCGTAGAGTGCCCAGAACGTCACCCAGGACACGATCCCGGCCTGATAGGTCGCCGACAGCGCAAACACCTGGCGGTAGCGCAGCGCGGTGTAGCGCGTGTGCGGGGCAATCGTCCTGGCGGCCACGAACTGCAGCGCGAACAGCGGTACCAGCAAGGTGGTGACATTCATGCCGTACTGCGGGAGGTCGAAGGGAGACAACATCATTCCCTGGATCAGCAGTCCCAGGGCGAGGCCGAATGCGGCCGGAGCTGCGCCGAACAACAGGAACAGAGTCGATCCGAGTATCAGGTGCACCTCGGACACGCCGACCGGGAAGTGCGGGAGCACCTCGAAGAACACCAAGACCATCGCGGTCGTGGCCACGGTGCCCATCGCCATCGAGGTCACGCCGCGGTCCTTGAGGTGTCGCCATGCCGTGGCCAGCGCGTATGTACCGACACCGGCCGCGGTGACATAACTGAGCGCGATTTTCGCGCCGTCGACGATTCCCGGTTCGATGTGCATCGCAAGGTTCCTTCTGGTGGAGTGGGGCTGATCTGAAGTGGCGCAACAACCGACCGCACTCAGGCGGCGGCGTGACGGGTCAGTGCTCGTGCAGAGCGTGGTCGTCCTCGTCCACGGCCAACGGCGCGGTGAGAATCTCACGGTGGTCGACGACGCGTTCCAGCGCGGTGACCCAGTGGTCGTAATACTCCCAGTCCCCGCGCTGCGTCACCGGAGCTGTTTCCCACTGTCCGATGGTGTCGATCAGGCTCTGCTGAAAATCACTCCACGGGTAGTGGCCGAACTCTGACAAGGCCAACGCCAAGCCGAAAGCCCGGCGCTGCCACTCATGTTCGAACGACGGCGCGGCCTGATCCGTCGTGCAGGTCTGGTGCAGCTTCATGTCGGCGCTCCAGCCAGGGCGACACCCATCATCGATTCGGTGGTGACCAGAGACATCAGTTGTTCGTCGGTGAAGTCCTCGGTACCGGCGGGCCGCTCGGGGATGACGAACCACCGCGAGTGGCCACTGGAATCCCAGACTTTGATCTCCGTCTCGACCGGCAGCGGCACGCCGACCTCGGCAAGCACGGTGCGCGGCTCCCGGGCTGCGCGGGCGCGGAATACCGGATCCTTGTACCAGTAGGGCGGTAAACCCAACACCGGCCAGGGGAAGCACGAGCACAGGGTGCAGATGACCAGATTGTGGACTCCGGGAACGTTTGCGACGGCCTGCAGGTGCTCGCCTTCCGCACCGGCCATGCCGTCGGGAAGGTCCAGTTCGGCCAGCGCGGCCGGGGTATCCGCCACGACCCGTGCGGCGAAATCCTGGTCGGTCCAGGCTTTGACGACTATCTTCTGACCGTTCAGGGGTGTCATCTCGGACTCGAAGTAGGCCAACACCTTGTCCACGGTTTGTCCTGTGATCACGCCTTTTTCGATCAGCAGCCGCTCCAGCGCCGCCACCCGGTCGGCGCTGGACTGCTCGCGGTCGGGCGGATAGGCGAATTGCTCGCTCACGGGTTCTCCTCCACGGGTTGTAGATATGCCTCGAACAATTCGGCGTAGAGCAGGTTGGCGCCAGGTTCGGCCCGCACACCCCACAGCTCATCCGGGGTGAACTCGACGATGTAGATCGGCATGGGATCCCCGATCCCGTCGCCGGTGTGAACGAAGTAGGCGTAGTCGCCCTCGAAGATCCTTGTGACCGTGCCGGTGCGGGCTCGCAGGTAGCCAGGTAGCCGCGTGTGGGCACCGGCTGGGATATCAGTGATGCGGACCTGTTGTCCCACGGCGAACTTGGGATGCGCAATGTCTCGACGGGGGCTGTCGCCACGACGCAGATAGTCGAGCACCTGCGCGTCGATCATCGGTTCTCCGTCGGCATCTGGCTGGGCTGAGCGTTCATCGACCAGCGCGGCGATCTCCGCCTCGGACACGTAGCCGTTGTCGACGAAGAAGGAGGTGATCCCGCCCAGCCATTTCTCGTAGTAGCGGTACTTGAAGTAGTCGAAGGGATTCATCGCCTCCGCGCCGGTACGCAGTGAGGCCCACGTCCACTCGTCCCGGAACGTCGTCGGAACCTCGGCGATTGGATAGCGGGGCAGCGCCGACCCGAGATGGTTGCTCAAGCCCATCATCGCGACGTGGATGCCGAAGATCCGCTTCTCCCACTCCTCGACGAAGACCCGTTTCTCCAGGTTCAGCGGCTGCGGAAGTCCCTCCAGACCACCGAGATAATGCTGCAATTTCACGCGGATGCACCTTCCGTGTCGGGACGGCTCGACGTCGTCGGGCCCGTTCGGGTCATGGCATTGGCCGAATACTCAGAGACGATTCCGAATGTCGCCCCCAACACGCAGGCACATGCCGCGACCAAGCCTGGATGCGAGATGCTCGTTGCGGTGACCAGGTTGCCGGTGCCCGCGACGGTGGAGACCGTCGAGGCGAATCCCACCACCACAGCCGGCGTCGTCGACAGCAGCGGCACCCAGGAGGCCTGCACCATCAATGCGCTGCCCACGCCGACGGCGACCGCCGTGGCGGTCAGGCCACCGCCGAGCAGGTGTGCCGCGTACAGGCTTGCCGAGGCAATCAGCACGCCCACCAGGTTCGAGGAGACCGAGCGCACCCACCCCATCGGTCCGCCGCCGACGAAGAAGAACGACGCCCAGGCCAGGAACACCACCCAGATCGGGACGGTGACCACCGTCGCGGTGAAGGCCACCGCAACCCCACCGAGCACACCGATACTCAGCGTCAACGCAGATCGTGAATCCATGTGCTGCCCTTGTCCTCTGTGCGATCTCGGCCCGGCCCATCGCCGCCATCCAACGGCCCGGCGCTCACAACGTTGACCCCCGGGTGTTTCCGACGGGTAAATCGGATTT from Mycobacterium sp. SMC-4 includes:
- a CDS encoding GAF domain-containing protein, with protein sequence MQGQRVPEPAVAVGEDPRSYARLMSAVYDATMAGGRAPARPRQVIEDSWHRLMASGIDPDEMPAPVVEAAGLDSLRGASGLHEVLDEIARGLESLVAEGENILVVADAQGRVLWRSGSNNVLGHADRLGFVEGANWAENAVGTNAIGTALASKRAVQVFSAEHFLRSHHPWTCAGAPIRDPRTGQVIGVVDVSGPAATVHPTTVALVDAVARLAESHLREQHDRTLNRLRTVAAPILARIGAPALAVDADGWVAAVDAMPPHNRILLPADIAPGRIRFSTLGPCDVEPLPGGWLVRLTEADSAAQLTSVVLDLRNPDQPLLQTVGQFAAWRHDISLRHAEILLALARSPRGRTAPELADDLYGDRSRVVTVRAEMSRLRKQFAGLFVAQPYRFTSSVELDVIYPDEMSRLLPSSSAPAVRAARREPPPNTADSRRFS
- the adh gene encoding aldehyde dehydrogenase, producing MTVYARPGSEGSLMSFRDRYDNFIGGQWVAPAGGRYFENATPVTGQPFCEIARSDATDIEKALDAAHAAAPAWGKTTAAQRAVILNTIADRIEANLESIALAESWDNGKPIRETLNADIPLAVDHFRYFAAAIRAQEGSISEIDTDTVAYHFQEPLGVVGQIIPWNFPILMATWKLAPALAAGNAVVLKPAEQTPASILYLMELIGDLLPAGVLNVVNGFGVEAGKPLASSNRIAKIAFTGETSTGRLIMGYAAQNLIPVTLELGGKSPNIFFNDVLAAPDDYQDKALEGFTMFALNQGEVCTCPSRSLIQDDIYDEFLALAAIRTKAVRQGDPLDTDTMIGAQASTEQLDKILSYIEIGKNEGAKVLTGGQRAQLGGDLNGGYYVTPTIFTGNNKMRVFQEEIFGPVVAVTSFRDYDEAINIANDTLYGLGAGVWSRDANTAYRAGRDIKAGRVWTNCYHQYPAHAAFGGYKQSGVGRENHKMMLDHYQQTKNLLVSYSNKAQGFF
- a CDS encoding YidH family protein; its protein translation is MSAGEQEPDYRFTLANERTFLAWIRTALALIAGGIAVVQFVPSFGIPGIRHGLSLVLTAGGGVLAALAVRRWQRVQAAMRRDEDLPRTHIPALLGIAIFAVTLAVLVVLILWPPSGS
- a CDS encoding SCO6745 family protein: MTETDMHAATARAGAAIEEAVSVFMLHPETFGGSVAAGYENPLAGYVAGRGGVLGETTGTAVSAVFAVFEPTGLSAMWSEGIAVRGASGAAQVYWDQTAEFGRKYLSNADGLERLAALGEKVIEATPISGLPLFAGWREMPLAEDAPARALQVMFVLRELRAGVHFGALALSGIAPIEAHMLNKGPQYAAMFGWTEPFADGADKKDRYDEVEQMTNRRMTEILAAALEPAEIEELAELSTAALASLRANLSA
- a CDS encoding energy-coupling factor ABC transporter permease; translated protein: MHIEPGIVDGAKIALSYVTAAGVGTYALATAWRHLKDRGVTSMAMGTVATTAMVLVFFEVLPHFPVGVSEVHLILGSTLFLLFGAAPAAFGLALGLLIQGMMLSPFDLPQYGMNVTTLLVPLFALQFVAARTIAPHTRYTALRYRQVFALSATYQAGIVSWVTFWALYGAGFSAETLSSIATFGAAYALVIVAEPLVDLAVLAAAKSAERLGEQGWLEPRLFNPA
- a CDS encoding nitrile hydratase accessory protein encodes the protein MKLHQTCTTDQAAPSFEHEWQRRAFGLALALSEFGHYPWSDFQQSLIDTIGQWETAPVTQRGDWEYYDHWVTALERVVDHREILTAPLAVDEDDHALHEH
- the nthA gene encoding nitrile hydratase subunit alpha; this translates as MSEQFAYPPDREQSSADRVAALERLLIEKGVITGQTVDKVLAYFESEMTPLNGQKIVVKAWTDQDFAARVVADTPAALAELDLPDGMAGAEGEHLQAVANVPGVHNLVICTLCSCFPWPVLGLPPYWYKDPVFRARAAREPRTVLAEVGVPLPVETEIKVWDSSGHSRWFVIPERPAGTEDFTDEQLMSLVTTESMMGVALAGAPT
- the nthB gene encoding nitrile hydratase subunit beta codes for the protein MKLQHYLGGLEGLPQPLNLEKRVFVEEWEKRIFGIHVAMMGLSNHLGSALPRYPIAEVPTTFRDEWTWASLRTGAEAMNPFDYFKYRYYEKWLGGITSFFVDNGYVSEAEIAALVDERSAQPDADGEPMIDAQVLDYLRRGDSPRRDIAHPKFAVGQQVRITDIPAGAHTRLPGYLRARTGTVTRIFEGDYAYFVHTGDGIGDPMPIYIVEFTPDELWGVRAEPGANLLYAELFEAYLQPVEENP
- a CDS encoding DUF1097 domain-containing protein translates to MDSRSALTLSIGVLGGVAVAFTATVVTVPIWVVFLAWASFFFVGGGPMGWVRSVSSNLVGVLIASASLYAAHLLGGGLTATAVAVGVGSALMVQASWVPLLSTTPAVVVGFASTVSTVAGTGNLVTATSISHPGLVAACACVLGATFGIVSEYSANAMTRTGPTTSSRPDTEGASA